The following are from one region of the Methanolacinia paynteri genome:
- a CDS encoding CARDB domain-containing protein — MVIFATIPFIAAADDSEDSSYTDVTVTSVEYDPEVFMPGDEGTITITVKNTGDESVTISRAEIYSKDVTNLNDEAYDTVGALGAGNSMEFTFNVKAPLKEGIYYPRFYLDFYGSSGLSYNVPVKVDDTGLTISVIDSPDAWQEDVSKSIQIRVGNPSQVTADGVIIYASGDGIESDQTSYFVGALEPNEYVDVTFEITPSKETTLKLNAEWNNGMNSHTSGISVPVEFGEDTTGADLVINNVEVSGGTVTGDVSNAGLEDAYSVIVTVGSPAEAIEPYKQYVLGSLESDDFSSFEVTYSIQGSSSSFPLVITWKDENGNTYSSEYTVSASSSGMAVEGDDSAPSGGAPSGMNGGGRSGGMGMMGMSGAGFANMPIAEIIIGLIIVIGLVVAWKKGYLAKAAKAVKEKLNKGDRK; from the coding sequence TTGGTTATTTTTGCTACAATCCCGTTTATTGCAGCAGCAGATGACAGCGAAGATTCATCCTATACGGATGTAACCGTAACTTCAGTCGAATACGATCCTGAAGTCTTTATGCCCGGGGATGAAGGGACAATCACTATAACTGTAAAGAATACAGGGGATGAAAGTGTAACCATCAGCAGGGCTGAGATCTATTCCAAGGATGTGACGAACCTAAATGATGAGGCATATGATACTGTTGGAGCATTGGGTGCAGGAAATTCAATGGAATTTACCTTCAATGTGAAGGCACCCCTTAAAGAGGGCATCTATTATCCGAGATTTTATCTCGATTTCTACGGTTCAAGCGGCCTGTCATACAATGTGCCGGTAAAAGTGGATGACACGGGCTTAACCATCTCGGTTATCGACTCGCCTGATGCATGGCAGGAGGATGTGTCCAAGTCCATCCAGATCAGGGTAGGAAATCCGAGTCAGGTGACTGCAGACGGTGTAATAATATATGCATCCGGCGACGGGATAGAGTCGGATCAGACGAGCTACTTCGTAGGTGCACTCGAACCGAACGAATATGTGGATGTTACATTCGAGATTACTCCGTCAAAGGAGACGACGCTGAAACTGAATGCCGAATGGAATAACGGCATGAATTCGCATACGTCCGGGATATCCGTTCCTGTGGAATTCGGAGAGGATACGACCGGTGCCGATCTCGTTATCAACAATGTGGAGGTCTCCGGAGGAACGGTGACAGGGGATGTCTCCAATGCAGGACTTGAAGATGCCTATTCGGTTATAGTAACAGTAGGATCGCCCGCCGAAGCTATAGAGCCGTATAAGCAGTATGTTCTCGGTTCGCTTGAGTCAGACGACTTTTCCAGCTTTGAAGTCACATATTCCATTCAGGGAAGCAGTTCTTCGTTCCCGCTTGTAATCACATGGAAGGACGAGAACGGAAACACATACTCATCCGAATATACCGTTTCAGCTTCTTCCTCTGGCATGGCTGTTGAGGGCGATGATTCTGCTCCATCAGGCGGAGCACCCTCCGGAATGAATGGCGGCGGCCGCAGCGGCGGAATGGGCATGATGGGTATGAGCGGCGCAGGTTTTGCCAATATGCCCATTGCCGAGATAATCATCGGCCTGATTATTGTAATTGGCCTTGTAGTCGCATGGAAAAAGGGATACCTTGCAAAGGCAGCCAAAGCCGTGAAGGAGAAGCTGAATAAAGGAGACAGGAAGTAG
- a CDS encoding ABC transporter ATP-binding protein, which yields MTDRPVIKLENVTKVYSLPTDDVIALDNINLEIKEGEFVAIMGTSGSGKSTLLNQIGCLDVPTSGNLYIDGKSVRELNDNELTDLRRDKIGYIFQNFNLIPLLDLCENVEYPLILKYKKRDDTGRPKKLLEMVGLDETRVWHKPNEISGGQRQRVAIARALVNDPAIILCDEPTGNLDSKTSVQIMDMISGLHKEGRTIVMVTHEPDIAEYAEKTIVMGDGKILSEGRGLS from the coding sequence ATGACCGACAGGCCGGTTATCAAACTGGAGAATGTCACAAAGGTCTATTCCCTTCCTACGGATGACGTAATCGCCCTGGATAATATTAATCTTGAGATAAAGGAAGGGGAGTTCGTAGCCATTATGGGTACATCCGGTTCGGGAAAATCGACCCTTCTTAACCAGATTGGATGCCTTGACGTTCCGACATCAGGCAATCTTTATATCGACGGTAAAAGTGTGAGGGAGCTGAATGACAATGAACTGACCGACCTCCGCCGCGATAAGATAGGATACATCTTCCAGAACTTCAACCTGATCCCCCTTCTTGACCTGTGCGAGAACGTGGAGTACCCGCTGATTCTCAAATACAAGAAGAGGGACGATACAGGCCGCCCAAAAAAACTGCTTGAGATGGTTGGTCTTGACGAGACAAGAGTCTGGCATAAGCCCAATGAGATCTCAGGCGGTCAGAGGCAGAGGGTCGCAATCGCAAGAGCTCTTGTAAACGATCCTGCAATAATTCTCTGTGACGAGCCGACCGGAAACCTGGATTCAAAAACAAGCGTCCAGATTATGGACATGATATCCGGACTCCATAAGGAAGGACGGACTATCGTGATGGTGACACACGAACCCGACATTGCAGAGTATGCCGAGAAGACGATCGTTATGGGAGACGGGAAGATACTCTCAGAAGGAAGGGGACTCTCATGA
- a CDS encoding ABC transporter permease, protein MIFGDIFFELSVRNVRLNFLRSLLAAIGIVIGVVAITSIGIMGANMTLSITAELSESGNVIMMSPESGGGGGGPGGMGGGSSDDEDEYIDKTQLRKIEQIAASGDNFVVPLYSTSETMEVGGEEGRATIYGIDMTLVPDLVDIEDGSMPLSTSGVLVGSNLAERYNLVVGSRIKIGDEDVEDDDDVPQFTVRVTGILEEKGMSSDLSTDNAILMDEDLYTAHLGSEYEYDQVNLIAGDIDDIDELEEDLDYALNYREDEVRIQDSGSMIDTISDTVGTMTSFMSSIGAISLLVAAVSIFNVMMMSVTERIKEIGILRSIGTRRSEIRKMFLYESMLLGVVGAGIGAIASFIGGYILTYGMIGTTEYFFTFESLIYVPLGMVIGVVICILSGVYPAYRASCLDPIEALRSE, encoded by the coding sequence ATGATCTTTGGGGATATCTTCTTTGAACTCTCTGTCAGGAACGTCAGGCTGAATTTCCTGAGATCGCTTCTTGCGGCGATAGGTATAGTCATAGGTGTTGTGGCCATTACTTCAATCGGAATAATGGGTGCGAACATGACCCTTTCCATCACCGCAGAACTTTCTGAGAGCGGCAATGTCATTATGATGAGCCCTGAATCCGGTGGCGGCGGTGGCGGCCCCGGAGGGATGGGCGGCGGTTCATCGGACGACGAGGACGAATATATCGATAAGACTCAGCTCAGGAAGATAGAGCAGATCGCAGCATCGGGAGACAATTTCGTTGTTCCGTTATATTCCACAAGTGAAACCATGGAAGTGGGAGGCGAGGAAGGAAGGGCCACAATATACGGTATTGATATGACTCTCGTTCCCGATCTTGTTGATATAGAAGACGGGTCTATGCCGCTCAGTACAAGTGGAGTTCTTGTCGGTTCGAACCTTGCGGAGAGATATAATCTTGTTGTCGGCAGCAGGATCAAGATCGGAGACGAGGATGTCGAAGACGATGACGATGTTCCGCAGTTCACTGTCCGTGTGACTGGCATACTGGAAGAGAAAGGGATGTCGTCCGATCTGAGCACCGACAATGCCATCCTGATGGACGAGGATTTGTATACCGCACATCTTGGCAGTGAATACGAGTATGATCAGGTAAATCTCATTGCCGGGGATATAGACGACATAGATGAGCTCGAGGAAGATCTGGATTATGCCCTGAACTACAGGGAAGATGAAGTCCGTATACAGGATTCAGGTTCGATGATCGATACCATCTCGGATACTGTCGGGACCATGACATCGTTTATGTCTTCAATCGGTGCGATTTCGCTTCTTGTAGCGGCAGTATCGATATTCAACGTCATGATGATGTCGGTCACCGAGAGGATCAAGGAGATAGGTATCCTGAGGAGTATAGGTACGAGGAGGAGCGAGATCAGGAAGATGTTCCTCTATGAGTCAATGCTTCTCGGAGTAGTCGGTGCCGGTATAGGTGCCATTGCGAGTTTCATCGGAGGCTACATTCTTACGTATGGAATGATCGGAACGACAGAGTATTTCTTCACGTTTGAAAGCCTTATTTATGTCCCTCTCGGAATGGTTATAGGAGTGGTCATCTGCATTCTTTCAGGTGTATATCCGGCATACAGGGCGTCATGCCTTGATCCGATAGAGGCATTGAGGTCAGAGTAA
- a CDS encoding helix-turn-helix transcriptional regulator, with product MKNRIKVFRAMHDMTQEGLAKELGVTRQTILAIEKGKYDPSLDLAFKIANYFDVKIEEVFVYEG from the coding sequence ATGAAGAATCGGATTAAGGTCTTTCGTGCTATGCATGACATGACCCAGGAGGGGCTTGCAAAAGAGCTTGGAGTGACACGACAGACTATTCTCGCAATAGAGAAAGGAAAATACGACCCTTCACTGGATCTGGCATTTAAGATTGCAAATTATTTCGATGTAAAGATCGAGGAAGTGTTCGTCTACGAAGGATGA
- a CDS encoding DUF2178 domain-containing protein — MKLSLKRNTSYIIVAFIALIEIGIIWWAADYNRPPAMELTTIALAAGIIIAYFILEQVNTVEPGMTDERLALVNYKSALRTLQIFWILTFSILLTMIIRFIDFERDVRRLIFGPVFSQLIMLVGIIFLFVAFRIYYNSKYGGYDSDEESD; from the coding sequence ATGAAGCTCTCACTGAAAAGGAATACCTCTTATATAATAGTGGCATTTATTGCCCTGATTGAGATAGGAATTATTTGGTGGGCTGCGGATTACAACCGCCCTCCCGCAATGGAATTAACTACTATCGCTCTTGCTGCAGGAATAATTATTGCCTACTTTATCCTTGAGCAGGTGAATACGGTCGAACCCGGAATGACGGACGAGAGACTTGCACTTGTAAACTATAAATCAGCATTGAGAACTCTCCAAATCTTCTGGATACTGACCTTCTCCATACTTCTTACAATGATCATAAGGTTCATAGATTTTGAGAGAGATGTCCGCCGGCTCATATTCGGACCCGTATTCAGCCAACTCATAATGCTTGTAGGAATCATCTTCCTATTCGTCGCATTCAGGATCTACTACAACAGCAAATACGGAGGATATGATTCCGATGAAGAATCGGATTAA
- a CDS encoding putative zinc-binding protein: MLRRLKHRQTDDTGRANPHAPCPGKIDRCIEAGRLEALKKNPQDKFETILALDGCEDCCGKKKIESLGINPDLRIIATDYGIKKRGMEEPPYSEIETIVSAIKKALE; this comes from the coding sequence ATGCTCCGGCGTCTCAAACACAGGCAAACTGACGACACAGGCCGGGCTAACCCTCATGCACCGTGCCCAGGAAAGATTGACAGATGTATTGAAGCAGGAAGGCTTGAGGCTCTTAAAAAAAATCCACAGGATAAATTCGAAACGATCCTTGCACTCGACGGATGCGAAGACTGCTGCGGGAAAAAGAAGATCGAATCCCTCGGCATAAACCCGGACCTCCGGATAATCGCAACCGATTACGGGATCAAAAAACGCGGGATGGAAGAACCACCATATAGCGAAATTGAGACAATCGTATCGGCGATAAAAAAGGCGCTCGAATAA
- a CDS encoding putative zinc-binding protein, with translation MQDEQKCSCSCGGNEPERIIFPCSGQANAGQITNLAAIRLTEEGFGKIACTALLATGEEDLIKRAKDTGGVVVLDGCPMNCAKKIADANDVPVSQHLIMTELGITKGPSKSYSDDDIETAVSACWEGKGEKNSE, from the coding sequence TTGCAAGACGAACAAAAATGCTCCTGCTCGTGTGGCGGGAATGAACCAGAAAGGATCATCTTCCCCTGTTCCGGGCAGGCGAATGCAGGTCAGATTACAAACCTTGCGGCAATCCGGCTTACTGAAGAAGGATTCGGAAAGATCGCATGCACTGCACTTCTCGCGACAGGAGAAGAAGATCTCATAAAAAGAGCAAAGGATACCGGCGGAGTTGTCGTGCTCGACGGGTGCCCGATGAACTGTGCAAAAAAGATTGCGGATGCAAACGATGTCCCGGTGTCTCAACATCTTATCATGACAGAACTCGGCATCACAAAAGGCCCTTCAAAATCCTACTCGGATGATGATATTGAGACCGCAGTCTCCGCCTGCTGGGAAGGCAAGGGAGAAAAGAATTCCGAATGA
- a CDS encoding thioredoxin family protein, whose protein sequence is MKIEVLGTGCMKCKRQMKNVEKAVAESGISADIQKIEDIEEIIDRGVMLTPAVAVNGEIKVSGRVADVAELKKILGEVQ, encoded by the coding sequence ATGAAGATAGAAGTCCTCGGAACAGGTTGCATGAAATGCAAACGACAAATGAAAAACGTTGAAAAGGCAGTCGCAGAGAGCGGTATTTCCGCCGATATCCAGAAGATCGAGGATATCGAAGAGATAATTGACCGGGGCGTAATGCTCACCCCCGCGGTAGCTGTCAACGGGGAGATCAAGGTCTCCGGAAGGGTTGCCGATGTTGCCGAACTGAAAAAGATACTTGGAGAGGTGCAGTAA
- a CDS encoding permease, with amino-acid sequence MIEAILGSFIVGWNTLAGYLAEHVLTCLIPAFFIAGAIAAFVKKEVILKYFSPDARKSIAYGLASISGTVLAVCSCTILPMFAGLFKRGSGIGPATTFLYAGPAINILAIVYTANVLGFDLGVARAAFAIAMAIIIGLIMAAIFRSHDEETKKNMTTMPSVPAGRETDRPRWVVPLFFVFLVGILIAGTAQADWMIKFPVIYALTIGIAVLVIYFFERDEVSEWGLETWDLTKKIFPILIAGTFILGMISYFIPPETFSPFFGTNSFTSSLLAAIVGTILYMPTLLEVPVIGTTFGYTSGIMAGGPALALLLSGPSVSLPSLLVISRIMGAKKTAAYAVLVILSSAIAGMIYGMIIG; translated from the coding sequence ATGATTGAGGCAATTCTCGGATCATTTATAGTCGGCTGGAATACCCTCGCAGGATACCTCGCAGAGCATGTTCTCACCTGCCTGATTCCCGCTTTCTTTATCGCCGGTGCAATCGCCGCATTTGTAAAGAAAGAAGTGATATTGAAATATTTCAGTCCAGATGCCAGGAAAAGCATAGCCTACGGCCTTGCATCGATCTCCGGAACGGTGCTCGCAGTCTGTTCGTGCACGATCCTCCCGATGTTTGCAGGCCTTTTCAAACGCGGAAGCGGGATCGGGCCTGCAACAACCTTTCTCTACGCAGGACCTGCGATCAACATCCTCGCGATCGTCTACACGGCAAATGTGCTCGGCTTTGATCTCGGAGTAGCAAGAGCCGCATTTGCAATCGCAATGGCGATAATCATCGGCCTTATCATGGCGGCCATCTTCAGGTCGCATGATGAGGAGACGAAAAAGAATATGACCACAATGCCGTCAGTTCCGGCCGGGAGAGAAACAGATCGCCCAAGGTGGGTAGTCCCGCTTTTCTTCGTATTCCTGGTAGGAATCCTGATCGCCGGTACCGCACAGGCGGACTGGATGATCAAATTCCCTGTAATCTATGCACTCACCATCGGCATTGCCGTGCTGGTAATCTACTTCTTCGAGAGAGACGAGGTTTCGGAATGGGGGCTGGAGACATGGGACCTGACAAAAAAGATCTTTCCCATACTGATTGCAGGAACATTCATCCTCGGGATGATCTCGTACTTCATCCCCCCCGAGACTTTCAGCCCGTTCTTCGGGACGAATTCGTTCACATCAAGCCTTCTTGCAGCAATAGTCGGAACGATCCTCTACATGCCGACGCTGCTTGAAGTTCCCGTCATAGGGACGACCTTCGGTTATACGAGCGGAATTATGGCAGGAGGGCCGGCACTTGCCCTCCTCCTCTCGGGACCCAGCGTAAGCCTCCCGTCGCTCCTGGTGATATCAAGAATTATGGGGGCAAAAAAGACAGCAGCCTATGCTGTTCTTGTGATACTATCGTCTGCAATTGCAGGAATGATATACGGAATGATAATCGGGTGA
- a CDS encoding ArsR/SmtB family transcription factor: MEKKCSCSEETMSLPDEIVLSLRKYGGIDGLLKRLPDDETLASSGEVHKALSDPIRLKIMSMLGIQPLCVCVLKAGLGIADSRLSYHLSVMKKAGLIKGEQQGNWIIYSLTEDGKKWVL; encoded by the coding sequence ATGGAGAAGAAATGCAGCTGCTCTGAAGAAACCATGTCGCTTCCGGATGAGATTGTCCTGTCGCTCCGGAAATATGGCGGGATTGACGGACTTCTCAAACGTCTGCCGGATGATGAAACACTTGCTTCATCCGGCGAGGTCCACAAAGCGCTTTCTGATCCGATTCGCCTGAAGATAATGTCTATGCTCGGCATCCAGCCGCTCTGTGTCTGCGTCCTGAAGGCGGGTCTTGGAATCGCGGACTCCAGGCTCTCTTATCATCTCTCGGTGATGAAGAAGGCAGGCCTGATAAAGGGGGAACAGCAGGGCAACTGGATTATTTACAGTCTGACGGAAGATGGGAAGAAATGGGTTCTTTGA
- a CDS encoding type IV pilin: MHHNPPDDSALSPVIGEMMMIALAVLLVSIFSVTLLGLLPAERSDSIDIIRSYNSSSDTLQLWHKGGDWVKKSDLKVVIIRDDHTTETISLSDDNLEGDSFDLGDNITITKNLVSGDIVRLISDKNVIYSGII, encoded by the coding sequence ATGCACCATAATCCGCCGGATGACAGCGCTTTATCACCAGTCATAGGAGAGATGATGATGATCGCACTTGCGGTGCTCCTGGTTTCTATTTTTTCAGTAACACTGCTCGGCCTCCTGCCGGCAGAAAGAAGTGACTCAATAGATATCATCCGGAGCTACAACAGTTCGTCCGATACATTGCAATTATGGCACAAAGGAGGAGACTGGGTTAAAAAATCAGATCTGAAAGTAGTAATAATCAGAGATGACCATACAACCGAGACAATAAGTTTATCGGACGACAACTTAGAGGGCGATTCGTTCGACCTGGGCGACAACATAACCATCACAAAAAATCTCGTCTCAGGAGACATCGTCCGGTTGATAAGCGATAAAAACGTGATATATTCCGGAATTATTTAA
- a CDS encoding DNA-3-methyladenine glycosylase family protein, which translates to MEGYRSIEINEDSPFSLDSTLASGQAPRWEKVNGWWYGVVKDNVIKTRQLDDKIYFSGCSERCYREYFSLDYDLKEFYDSFSGDMYLKSAIEANLGLRLVGQDPWECLCFQLTINKKRTSPGEDCFTRISQKFGDEIELDGKIYHTFPTAETLVKEGLSKLKTCNLGYKANNIHSAAKKVAEDPLWSKKIESMKSEDAIKIISGFRGVKPTVAEWVLIFAFRRYELFPVDSHIRSRMVKKYLSDVHFPNNSKTIDNYILNFAHDHFREYSAYALEYLFASPNSL; encoded by the coding sequence ATGGAGGGTTATAGATCAATTGAGATCAATGAAGACTCCCCTTTTAGCCTTGATAGCACCCTTGCAAGCGGACAGGCCCCGCGATGGGAAAAGGTCAACGGCTGGTGGTACGGAGTCGTCAAAGACAATGTAATCAAAACCAGACAGCTCGATGACAAAATATACTTTTCGGGATGCTCAGAAAGATGCTATAGAGAATATTTTTCCCTGGACTACGACCTTAAAGAATTCTATGACTCTTTCAGCGGCGACATGTACTTGAAAAGTGCCATAGAAGCCAACCTGGGACTGAGACTGGTCGGTCAGGATCCCTGGGAATGCCTCTGTTTCCAGCTGACGATAAATAAAAAGCGCACAAGCCCCGGAGAGGACTGCTTCACCAGAATTTCACAGAAATTCGGCGATGAGATCGAGCTTGACGGGAAAATTTACCACACATTCCCCACAGCCGAAACACTGGTAAAAGAAGGACTTTCAAAGCTGAAAACCTGCAACCTCGGATACAAGGCCAACAACATCCACTCTGCAGCAAAAAAAGTTGCAGAAGACCCCTTGTGGTCAAAAAAGATCGAGTCCATGAAATCAGAGGATGCAATAAAGATCATCTCGGGATTCAGGGGGGTGAAGCCGACTGTTGCCGAATGGGTACTGATCTTTGCCTTCCGCCGCTATGAGCTCTTCCCTGTAGATTCCCATATTCGCAGCAGGATGGTTAAAAAATACCTTTCAGACGTTCATTTCCCCAACAACAGTAAAACGATCGATAATTACATCCTCAATTTTGCACATGACCATTTTAGAGAATACTCGGCATATGCACTCGAATATCTCTTTGCGTCCCCCAATTCATTATAG
- a CDS encoding type IV pilin N-terminal domain-containing protein, which produces MRFFVEDAVSAVIGVMLMLAVTIIIASTVAAFAGGASTTFEDTPAASLAVYCDGSVDDGTFNIIFDHLGGDKISTDDLKIITWIDDGSGDPIKSDHTLSSECSSLYPYLRLPYVYDSQVSGSNNSEFGEALWKPGTVAGTRDADATEEFLNIPEDKTLDDYEGSPVEVTIVYLPSGNTILKTEFLLE; this is translated from the coding sequence ATGAGATTCTTTGTTGAAGATGCTGTTTCAGCGGTTATCGGTGTAATGCTGATGCTTGCCGTTACTATTATTATTGCATCGACTGTGGCCGCCTTTGCCGGTGGGGCTTCAACTACCTTCGAGGATACTCCTGCTGCCAGCCTTGCGGTATATTGTGACGGTTCGGTTGACGACGGGACTTTCAACATAATATTCGACCATCTTGGCGGTGATAAGATCTCTACCGACGACCTGAAGATTATCACCTGGATTGATGATGGTTCCGGTGATCCGATCAAGTCCGATCATACTCTCAGCTCCGAATGTTCGTCTCTTTATCCTTATTTGAGGCTCCCCTATGTCTATGACAGTCAGGTGTCTGGTTCTAACAATTCCGAGTTCGGTGAGGCGTTATGGAAACCTGGGACTGTTGCAGGAACTCGCGATGCGGATGCAACTGAGGAATTTCTGAACATTCCTGAAGACAAAACTCTTGATGATTACGAAGGCTCTCCAGTGGAGGTTACGATCGTATATCTTCCGAGCGGAAACACGATCCTGAAGACAGAGTTCCTGTTGGAGTGA
- a CDS encoding type IV pilin N-terminal domain-containing protein: MKFCRDHLSGLSEVFGVMLMLTITLIIACVVAAFACGHSFDTVDDSISANIVASDWGKDGSLYYIIFDHLSGDPVDLNSIEINLANRSSAKDKTVISNNDVPRDSGHEYIENYGEDDTTVTVGDRFRLYADGSDEDGGAVTAIYWQKDGADAEFSVPVDGYIDYRIIDLRSGRAISAGSIPVEI; the protein is encoded by the coding sequence ATGAAATTTTGTAGGGATCATTTATCCGGACTTTCTGAGGTATTCGGTGTGATGCTGATGCTTACCATCACGCTGATAATTGCCTGTGTGGTTGCAGCATTTGCATGCGGTCATTCTTTCGACACTGTGGATGATTCCATATCGGCAAATATTGTTGCTTCGGATTGGGGTAAGGATGGGTCTTTATATTATATTATCTTCGATCACCTCTCCGGGGACCCTGTCGATCTCAACAGTATCGAGATCAACCTTGCTAACCGCTCCTCTGCCAAAGATAAGACTGTTATCAGCAACAACGATGTTCCTCGCGATAGCGGGCATGAGTATATCGAAAACTATGGGGAGGATGATACTACAGTGACTGTCGGCGATCGTTTTAGACTCTATGCCGATGGGTCGGATGAGGATGGCGGTGCAGTCACAGCGATCTACTGGCAAAAGGACGGTGCTGATGCTGAGTTTTCCGTGCCGGTTGATGGTTATATCGATTACAGGATAATCGATCTAAGATCCGGCAGGGCGATCAGTGCCGGTTCGATACCTGTGGAGATCTGA
- a CDS encoding outer membrane protein assembly factor BamB family protein, whose protein sequence is MKKTTLMLFIAGMMVLVLFAPAAMAADYPQAGQFIAHYDEDKLAKDTSSENGGTTYSADEAVSKVVAKATSPEVPVTAIITPVPDDWPQFMYDEENVGYSPCDGLPSSNTPNTYFDDREVIGTVNPVIARGYVFLYTGYSGFDEPSGLSTINLTCLYEDNLTVKWDFVLPRTQHLGSWGAPAFDGGYVYAASDNKIYKIRVSDGHEMWNFTTIRNAICNGGLTVNTGPYVFGSDWYGDYYCLFKSNGTMKWVFNNTDTIWYDMTYSQATPAYDPDEGTQGKMYVCGWGYNSNTSFTGYLYKVDVAAGTEDWSYGVGSSGTSESFCGSPSLDENNVYIASYSFNGDGNLYRISKDRSSIVSRPIERTDATPSIDLVNDRVYISGGWNGGDWGIAPPGVRCFQTDSSLTPVWTRYNESMGGWTGSVTIGEDSAGHKLVFAGKESGDMNTFCYNTTYALYANNGTTKWSYPAGGATAAIANDKVYTAGNDGKLYVFG, encoded by the coding sequence ATGAAAAAAACGACATTGATGCTATTTATAGCAGGAATGATGGTCCTGGTGCTTTTCGCACCAGCGGCAATGGCAGCGGACTATCCGCAGGCAGGACAGTTCATTGCGCATTACGATGAGGACAAACTCGCCAAGGATACCTCGTCGGAGAATGGAGGTACGACTTATTCTGCCGATGAGGCAGTATCTAAGGTGGTAGCGAAAGCCACTTCTCCTGAGGTGCCTGTAACAGCTATTATTACTCCTGTTCCGGACGACTGGCCCCAGTTTATGTATGATGAGGAAAATGTCGGGTACTCGCCATGTGACGGTCTTCCGTCCAGCAACACTCCGAATACTTATTTTGATGACCGAGAAGTAATAGGTACTGTTAATCCTGTGATCGCGAGAGGGTACGTATTTCTCTATACGGGATACTCGGGTTTTGACGAACCAAGCGGACTTTCTACGATCAACCTCACATGTTTGTACGAAGACAACCTGACAGTCAAATGGGACTTTGTACTCCCGCGAACACAGCATCTGGGTTCATGGGGTGCACCTGCATTTGACGGAGGATATGTCTATGCAGCCTCGGACAACAAGATTTATAAGATCCGTGTCTCTGACGGCCACGAGATGTGGAACTTTACTACAATCAGGAACGCTATCTGTAACGGCGGTTTGACAGTTAATACCGGCCCTTATGTTTTTGGCAGCGACTGGTATGGTGACTATTACTGTCTTTTCAAGAGCAACGGAACCATGAAATGGGTCTTTAATAACACAGATACTATTTGGTATGATATGACATATTCGCAGGCAACACCTGCGTACGATCCGGATGAAGGCACTCAAGGAAAGATGTATGTCTGCGGATGGGGTTATAACAGCAACACATCGTTCACCGGTTACCTGTACAAGGTGGATGTCGCTGCAGGCACTGAAGACTGGAGTTATGGTGTAGGATCATCAGGAACTTCCGAATCATTCTGCGGCTCACCGTCACTTGATGAGAACAACGTCTATATTGCATCATATAGTTTCAATGGCGATGGAAATCTGTATAGGATTAGTAAAGACAGGTCATCCATTGTCAGCCGACCTATCGAGCGCACCGACGCAACACCGTCAATTGATCTGGTAAACGATCGTGTATACATATCCGGTGGATGGAACGGCGGTGACTGGGGCATTGCACCTCCTGGCGTAAGGTGCTTCCAGACCGACTCGTCTCTGACTCCTGTATGGACTCGTTATAATGAATCCATGGGTGGATGGACGGGCTCTGTAACCATTGGAGAAGATAGCGCTGGACACAAGCTGGTCTTTGCCGGAAAAGAATCCGGTGATATGAATACATTCTGCTACAACACAACGTATGCACTTTACGCAAATAACGGCACTACGAAGTGGTCCTACCCTGCGGGGGGAGCTACGGCGGCAATTGCAAACGACAAGGTTTACACTGCCGGAAATGACGGAAAGCTCTACGTGTTCGGTTGA